One Burkholderia thailandensis E264 genomic window carries:
- a CDS encoding DUF4087 domain-containing protein codes for MTASTARRSPTPATPPRRTGRHLLAALAVALIGLPHAHAEIRCGWLQNPTPGNWWLDDRTGSWTLSTMGGPEAEGMDLIPDMAGNQYVETNGPHGYACACLTVVTTKPERRIVKVLKAKQLPLSRCRRDKRLKEPE; via the coding sequence ATGACCGCATCCACCGCCCGGCGCTCGCCGACGCCCGCGACGCCTCCGCGCCGCACCGGCCGCCACCTGCTCGCCGCGCTCGCCGTCGCGCTGATCGGCCTTCCACACGCGCACGCCGAAATCCGCTGCGGCTGGCTGCAGAATCCGACGCCCGGCAACTGGTGGCTCGACGACCGCACCGGCTCGTGGACGCTCAGCACGATGGGCGGCCCCGAAGCCGAAGGAATGGACCTGATTCCCGACATGGCGGGCAATCAATACGTCGAAACCAACGGCCCGCACGGCTATGCCTGCGCGTGTCTCACGGTGGTCACCACCAAGCCGGAACGGCGGATCGTGAAGGTGCTGAAGGCGAAGCAGTTGCCGCTTTCGCGGTGCCGGCGCGACAAGCGGCTCAAGGAGCCGGAGTAA
- a CDS encoding GNAT family N-acetyltransferase: MLQMRPMTQTEFREYRQHAARGYARDLIESGQSAPDEADERALACIDTLLPDGLLTDDQVLLTLSESAGGAVLGHLWYGVVTEGPHRSLFIYDLEIEPAFRRQGWATRVLQALEDDARQLHVSEIGLSVFNHNTAALALYRELGFAAATTTFVKSIESP, from the coding sequence ATGTTGCAGATGCGTCCGATGACCCAGACGGAATTCCGCGAATACCGCCAGCATGCCGCGCGAGGCTACGCGCGCGATCTGATCGAATCCGGCCAGAGCGCGCCCGACGAAGCCGACGAACGCGCGCTCGCGTGCATCGATACGCTGCTGCCGGATGGGCTTCTCACCGACGATCAGGTGCTGCTGACGCTGAGCGAATCCGCCGGCGGCGCCGTGCTCGGCCACCTGTGGTATGGCGTCGTTACCGAAGGGCCGCATCGGTCGCTGTTCATCTACGATCTCGAAATCGAGCCCGCCTTTCGCCGCCAGGGGTGGGCGACGCGCGTGCTGCAGGCGCTCGAAGACGATGCACGGCAGTTGCACGTGAGCGAGATCGGCTTGTCGGTGTTCAATCACAACACGGCCGCGCTCGCGCTGTATCGCGAGCTGGGCTTCGCCGCCGCGACGACGACGTTCGTCAAGTCGATCGAATCGCCCTGA
- a CDS encoding MgtC/SapB family protein, giving the protein MLNNVELIMRLILAAALGSVIGIERERLSWAAGLRTHMLVCVGSALIMIVSAFGFADVLGQAHVDLDPSRMAAQVVSGIGFLGAGSILLRGEIVRGLTTAASLWSVAAVGLAVGGGLYAAAIAATVIILVILAGIKPLERRYLTVRQRRHLVLLVERGTLTFDSLHAALGVDSARVKRFIVQQSEDAADSDEVTIALGRVSDAEYGSICARLRQLPGVKGFAEQKSGLPDD; this is encoded by the coding sequence ATGTTGAACAACGTCGAACTCATCATGCGGCTGATTCTCGCGGCGGCGCTCGGCAGCGTGATCGGCATCGAGCGCGAGCGCCTGTCTTGGGCGGCCGGGCTGCGCACGCACATGCTCGTGTGCGTGGGCTCGGCGCTCATCATGATCGTGTCGGCGTTCGGCTTCGCCGACGTGCTCGGCCAGGCGCACGTCGACCTCGATCCGTCGCGGATGGCCGCGCAGGTCGTGTCGGGAATCGGCTTTCTCGGCGCGGGGTCGATCCTGCTGCGCGGCGAGATCGTCCGCGGGCTGACGACGGCCGCGAGCCTGTGGTCGGTCGCGGCCGTCGGGCTCGCGGTGGGCGGCGGGCTGTACGCGGCGGCGATCGCGGCGACGGTCATCATTCTCGTGATCCTTGCCGGCATCAAGCCGCTCGAGCGCCGCTACCTGACCGTGCGCCAGCGCCGCCATCTCGTGCTGCTCGTCGAGCGCGGCACGCTGACGTTCGATTCGCTGCACGCGGCGCTCGGCGTCGACAGCGCGCGCGTCAAGCGCTTCATCGTCCAGCAGAGCGAGGATGCGGCGGACAGCGACGAAGTGACGATCGCGCTCGGCCGCGTGTCGGACGCCGAATACGGCAGCATTTGCGCGCGGCTGCGGCAGTTGCCGGGCGTGAAAGGTTTTGCCGAGCAGAAGAGCGGCTTGCCGGACGATTGA